One region of Micromonospora ureilytica genomic DNA includes:
- a CDS encoding TldD/PmbA family protein, whose protein sequence is MTEVELAGQVVELVRRLGGPAAQAEAVVTRADLALTRFANSGIHQNVSESTVGVRLRVHVDGRTAAGGGSVVTADGLSALVERTLAAARLCPPDPGWPGLAPPMPMPDAPPVDEATAHAEPDQRADRVGAFVAAAGGLSTAGYCRTAHRSSAFANSAGHSAYGRSVEAAMDGIARRDGADGVARRSADRLSDLDGAELGAQAAAKAQAAADPVELPPGHYEVVFEPAAVADLLQNLSFYGFNGKRYAERQSFAVPGAAQFDRAVTVVDDPLGGSGLPFDAEGTGRRALTLVEAGTTRAVAHDRRTAAEAGAESTGHAVAGGATWGPMPRNLRLAGAAAGPVSAAGRSTTGAAAGAVVDADTAALVAGVRRGLLVTDLWYTRVLDPKSLVVTGLTRNGVWLIEDGTVVRAVRDLRFTESYPRALGPGAVLGLGARAVRQPERVDGAWWAAPSLRLASWHFTGGASG, encoded by the coding sequence ATGACGGAGGTGGAGCTGGCCGGGCAGGTTGTGGAGCTGGTTCGGCGTCTTGGCGGGCCGGCCGCGCAGGCCGAGGCGGTGGTGACGCGGGCGGACCTGGCGTTGACCCGGTTCGCGAACTCGGGCATCCATCAGAACGTCTCCGAGTCGACGGTCGGGGTCCGGCTGCGGGTGCACGTCGACGGTCGGACGGCCGCCGGCGGCGGCAGCGTGGTCACCGCCGACGGTTTGAGCGCCCTGGTGGAGCGCACCCTGGCTGCGGCGCGGCTCTGCCCGCCCGACCCGGGCTGGCCGGGGCTGGCCCCGCCCATGCCCATGCCGGACGCCCCGCCCGTCGACGAGGCCACCGCGCACGCCGAGCCGGATCAGCGGGCCGACCGGGTGGGGGCGTTCGTGGCCGCCGCCGGGGGCCTCAGCACCGCCGGATACTGCCGCACCGCGCACCGCTCGTCGGCGTTCGCCAACTCGGCCGGGCACTCGGCGTACGGCCGCTCCGTGGAGGCGGCGATGGACGGCATCGCCCGCCGCGACGGCGCGGACGGGGTGGCCCGGCGCAGCGCGGACCGGTTGTCCGACCTCGACGGCGCCGAGTTGGGCGCGCAGGCCGCCGCGAAGGCGCAGGCGGCGGCCGATCCGGTCGAGTTGCCGCCGGGGCACTACGAGGTGGTGTTCGAGCCGGCCGCCGTGGCGGACCTCCTGCAGAACCTGTCGTTCTACGGTTTCAACGGCAAGCGGTACGCCGAGCGGCAGTCGTTCGCCGTGCCGGGCGCGGCCCAGTTCGACCGGGCGGTGACAGTGGTGGACGACCCGCTGGGCGGGTCCGGGTTGCCGTTCGACGCGGAGGGCACCGGTCGACGGGCGCTGACGCTGGTCGAGGCGGGCACCACCCGGGCGGTGGCGCACGATCGTCGGACCGCCGCCGAGGCGGGCGCGGAGTCCACCGGGCACGCGGTCGCGGGGGGTGCCACCTGGGGTCCGATGCCCCGCAACCTGCGGCTGGCCGGCGCGGCGGCGGGCCCGGTCAGTGCGGCGGGCCGGAGCACCACCGGCGCGGCGGCCGGGGCGGTCGTCGACGCGGACACCGCCGCGTTGGTGGCCGGCGTACGCCGAGGGCTGCTGGTCACCGACCTCTGGTACACGCGGGTGCTGGACCCGAAGAGCCTCGTCGTCACCGGGCTGACCCGCAACGGCGTCTGGTTGATCGAGGACGGCACTGTCGTCCGGGCGGTCCGTGACCTGCGCTTCACCGAGTCGTACCCGCGGGCGCTCGGGCCGGGGGCGGTGCTCGGGCTGGGCGCGCGGGCGGTGCGCCAACCGGAGCGGGTGGACGGTGCCTGGTGGGCGGCGCCCTCGCTGCGGCTGGCGTCCTGGCACTTCACCGGAGGCGCTTCCGGCTGA
- the pip gene encoding prolyl aminopeptidase: protein MKDWYPPIEPYDSGMLSVGHGNELYWELCGNPGGKPAVFLHGGPGGGLLPDNRRYFDPSAYRVVLFDQRNCGRSRPFAGDPKTSLEHNTTPHLVADIERLREHLGIERWLVFGGSWGSTLGLAYAQAHPERVTELVLRGVWLVRRSDEAWAFTPAGAAHLFPAEWAAFRAAIPVTEQDDLVGAYGRRINDSDPAVHGPAARAWMNWELSANTLLPMTPPAIDDTSLLAFARITHHYISNGGFLPPEGLLAGVDRIRHIPTVIVNGRYDIKTPPKQAWDLHRVWPEAKFHIVEDAGHSGSEAGTRAVLIEATTQFLAPM, encoded by the coding sequence ATGAAGGACTGGTATCCGCCCATCGAGCCGTACGACTCCGGGATGCTCAGCGTCGGCCACGGTAATGAGCTCTACTGGGAACTGTGCGGGAACCCCGGCGGCAAACCCGCAGTGTTCCTGCACGGCGGCCCCGGCGGTGGCCTCCTCCCGGACAATCGGCGATACTTCGACCCGTCCGCCTACCGGGTCGTGCTGTTCGACCAGCGAAACTGCGGTCGCAGCCGGCCCTTCGCGGGCGACCCGAAGACGTCACTGGAACACAACACCACCCCGCACCTGGTGGCGGACATCGAGCGGCTACGCGAGCACCTGGGGATCGAGCGTTGGCTCGTCTTCGGCGGCAGCTGGGGCAGCACCCTCGGCCTTGCCTACGCGCAGGCCCATCCCGAGCGGGTCACCGAACTCGTGCTCCGTGGCGTGTGGTTGGTTCGCAGGTCAGACGAGGCGTGGGCGTTCACTCCGGCGGGCGCGGCGCACCTCTTTCCCGCCGAGTGGGCAGCCTTTCGTGCGGCGATCCCCGTCACGGAACAGGACGACCTTGTCGGCGCTTATGGCCGCCGCATCAACGATTCCGACCCCGCGGTCCACGGCCCGGCGGCCCGCGCCTGGATGAACTGGGAACTCTCGGCCAACACCCTGCTGCCGATGACGCCACCCGCCATCGACGACACCAGCCTGCTGGCGTTCGCCCGCATCACACACCACTACATCAGCAACGGCGGCTTTCTCCCGCCGGAAGGTCTCCTGGCGGGCGTCGACCGCATTCGACACATCCCGACGGTCATCGTGAACGGCCGCTACGACATCAAGACACCGCCCAAGCAAGCCTGGGACCTGCATCGGGTCTGGCCTGAGGCGAAGTTTCACATCGTGGAGGACGCCGGCCACAGTGGCTCCGAAGCTGGCACCCGCGCTGTACTCATCGAAGCCACCACCCAGTTCCTCGCGCCAATGTGA
- a CDS encoding ABC transporter ATP-binding protein encodes MTAEPLLRVRGLSKHFPVRQGLRATGLVRAVDGLDFDVRPGETLGLVGESGCGKTTTGRMLVRLLEPTSGSIEFDGRDITHAGRRELRPLRQDLQIIFQDPYASLNPRHTVGRIVAMPLQVNGIKPPGGIKARVQELLELVGLNPEHYNRYPHEFSGGQRQRIGIARALALRPKLIVADEPVSALDVSIQAQVVNLLRDLQRELGLAFVFIAHDLAVVRHFCQRVAVMYLGRIVEIGDRADIYERPQHPYTKALLSAIPDVTQLGPAGRIRLTGDVPTPLDPPSGCRFRTRCWKAQDICASEEPALVPRDGGNQATACHFPEGGAAAEAGSTDAIVEEVSS; translated from the coding sequence ATGACCGCTGAGCCGCTGCTGCGGGTACGCGGCCTGAGCAAGCACTTCCCGGTACGCCAGGGGCTGCGCGCCACCGGCCTGGTGCGGGCGGTCGACGGGCTCGACTTCGACGTGCGCCCTGGTGAGACGCTCGGCCTGGTGGGGGAGTCGGGCTGCGGCAAGACCACCACCGGCCGGATGCTGGTGCGGCTGCTGGAGCCGACGAGCGGCAGCATCGAGTTCGACGGGCGGGACATCACCCACGCCGGCCGCCGGGAGTTGCGCCCGCTGCGCCAGGACCTGCAGATCATCTTCCAGGACCCGTACGCCTCGCTGAACCCCCGGCACACAGTGGGCCGGATCGTGGCGATGCCCCTGCAGGTCAACGGGATCAAGCCGCCAGGCGGGATCAAGGCCCGGGTGCAGGAGTTGCTGGAGCTGGTCGGGTTGAACCCGGAGCACTACAACAGATACCCACACGAGTTCTCCGGCGGCCAACGCCAGCGCATCGGCATCGCCCGCGCGCTTGCCCTGCGGCCGAAGTTGATCGTGGCGGACGAGCCGGTGAGCGCGCTGGACGTCTCGATCCAGGCGCAGGTCGTCAACCTGCTGCGCGACCTGCAACGCGAGCTTGGCCTGGCCTTCGTGTTCATCGCGCACGACCTGGCCGTGGTCCGGCACTTCTGCCAGCGGGTCGCTGTCATGTACCTGGGCCGGATCGTGGAGATCGGCGACCGGGCGGACATCTACGAGCGCCCGCAGCACCCGTACACCAAGGCGTTGCTCTCGGCGATCCCGGACGTCACCCAGCTCGGCCCGGCGGGTCGGATCCGGTTGACCGGTGACGTGCCCACCCCGCTGGACCCGCCGTCGGGCTGCCGGTTCCGCACCCGGTGCTGGAAGGCGCAGGACATCTGCGCCAGCGAGGAGCCCGCGCTGGTCCCGCGCGACGGCGGCAACCAGGCCACCGCGTGTCACTTCCCAGAGGGTGGGGCGGCTGCGGAGGCCGGGTCGACAGACGCGATCGTGGAGGAGGTGTCGTCGTGA
- a CDS encoding ABC transporter permease has product MSLSPVEGVALAEIESGTDPGEPAAKRVVGRSPGQLAWLRLRRDRTAMVSGVLLVFFLLLGLAAPLIEMVYGIGPREQFQNMLDGFGMPLGYAGGVSGGHWFGLEPGLGRDIFIRLIYGLRTSLFIAFAAALITATIGIVLGALAGYLGGWLDAVINWITDLTLAMPFLIIALALTPTITLRFYGERGQVSSAFGVGVLIAVFAIFGWTSTARLVRGQVIALREREFVEAARASGAGLGHMLFRQLLPNIWAPILVSFSLAVPQFITSEAALSFIGVGLSDETPSFGRMIYRSLDFLQTDPAYVFFPGITIFALVFAFNLFGDALRDALDPKSSR; this is encoded by the coding sequence GTGAGCCTGTCCCCGGTGGAGGGTGTGGCGCTGGCCGAGATCGAGTCCGGCACGGACCCGGGCGAGCCCGCCGCGAAGCGCGTCGTCGGCCGCTCGCCCGGTCAGCTCGCCTGGCTGCGACTGCGCCGCGACCGTACGGCGATGGTCAGCGGCGTACTCCTGGTCTTCTTCCTGCTGTTGGGGTTGGCCGCCCCGCTGATCGAGATGGTCTACGGCATTGGGCCGCGGGAGCAGTTCCAGAACATGCTGGACGGCTTCGGCATGCCCCTGGGGTACGCCGGTGGGGTCAGCGGCGGGCACTGGTTCGGTCTGGAGCCGGGGCTGGGCCGGGACATCTTCATCCGGCTGATCTACGGGCTGCGGACGTCGCTGTTCATCGCGTTCGCGGCGGCCCTGATCACCGCGACGATCGGGATCGTGCTGGGCGCGCTCGCCGGCTACCTGGGCGGCTGGCTCGACGCGGTGATCAACTGGATCACCGACCTGACCCTGGCCATGCCCTTCCTGATCATCGCGCTGGCGCTCACGCCCACCATCACGCTGCGCTTCTACGGTGAGCGGGGGCAGGTGTCGTCCGCCTTCGGGGTGGGGGTGCTGATAGCCGTCTTCGCCATCTTCGGCTGGACCAGCACGGCCCGGCTGGTACGCGGGCAGGTGATCGCGCTGCGCGAGCGGGAGTTCGTGGAGGCGGCCCGGGCCAGCGGGGCCGGGCTGGGGCACATGCTCTTCCGACAGCTGCTGCCGAACATCTGGGCGCCGATCCTGGTGTCGTTCTCCCTGGCGGTGCCGCAGTTCATCACCAGCGAGGCGGCGCTGTCGTTCATCGGCGTCGGCCTCAGCGACGAGACGCCGAGCTTCGGCCGAATGATCTACCGCAGTCTGGACTTCCTCCAGACCGACCCGGCGTACGTGTTCTTCCCGGGCATCACGATCTTCGCGCTGGTGTTCGCCTTCAACCTCTTCGGCGACGCGTTGCGGGACGCGCTCGACCCGAAGTCGTCCCGGTAG
- a CDS encoding ABC transporter substrate-binding protein, with the protein MRPRVVAAAGGAIALVVALGACSKNTGEGTTVDTERQQTGVIATDPKDSQGPAAEVSGAAKGGTFTIIRESPISHLDPQRTYSFAGLMANPLFARYLTTWKDDGKGGLVLVGDLAETPGKNVNNDCKVWEFTIKDGVKFEDGRPITSKEIAYGIARSFDPDLSGGPTYIQEWLADTPQFDTKWDFKKNKTSLPPGLSTPDAKTLRFEFAKPRCDLPFAVSLPTTAPLPADKDTGVDLDKQPFSSGPYKVAKNQVGVQITLDRNTNWDPATDAVRHQYPDQFVWSFGPTADAANNRVIADNGADQSALAFNTVPASLVAKVAGDATLKSRSILSPTPSANQLVINNQRVTDLKVRQALNYAIDREGFIKAMGGQTVAAPLTTLMPPATIGYKAYDAYPAGANGNLDKAKELLGGKTPELVLGVADNSTEQQQGAQLKANLERAGFKITLRNISDDAKLDEIKKKNNPWDLYIGNWAADWPSGASILPVLYDGRTIKAEGNSNQAYFNDPAINTEMDRISALPAAEQGPEWAKLDERIMKEHAPVVPLFVDVAYNVHGSKAGGIFISSVFGYPSFVNAHVKP; encoded by the coding sequence ATGAGACCACGCGTGGTGGCTGCCGCAGGCGGCGCGATCGCTCTGGTGGTGGCATTGGGTGCGTGCTCGAAGAACACGGGCGAGGGCACCACTGTCGACACCGAACGGCAGCAGACCGGGGTCATCGCGACCGACCCCAAGGACTCGCAGGGGCCGGCGGCCGAGGTGAGCGGAGCTGCGAAGGGCGGCACCTTCACCATCATTCGGGAGTCGCCGATCTCCCACCTCGACCCGCAGCGGACGTACTCGTTCGCCGGTCTGATGGCCAACCCGCTCTTCGCCCGCTACCTGACCACCTGGAAGGACGACGGCAAGGGTGGCCTGGTCCTGGTGGGTGACCTGGCCGAGACGCCGGGCAAGAACGTCAACAACGACTGCAAGGTCTGGGAATTCACGATCAAGGACGGGGTGAAGTTCGAGGACGGCCGACCGATCACCTCCAAGGAGATCGCGTACGGCATCGCCCGGTCCTTCGACCCGGACCTGTCCGGCGGCCCGACCTACATCCAGGAGTGGCTGGCCGACACGCCGCAGTTCGACACCAAGTGGGACTTCAAGAAGAACAAGACGTCGCTGCCGCCCGGCCTGAGCACGCCGGACGCGAAGACGCTGCGCTTCGAGTTCGCCAAGCCCCGCTGTGACCTGCCGTTCGCGGTCTCGCTGCCGACCACCGCGCCGCTGCCGGCCGACAAGGACACCGGCGTCGACCTGGACAAGCAGCCGTTCTCGTCCGGCCCGTACAAGGTCGCCAAGAACCAGGTCGGCGTGCAGATCACCCTGGACCGCAACACCAACTGGGACCCGGCCACCGACGCCGTGCGGCACCAGTACCCGGACCAGTTCGTCTGGAGCTTCGGCCCGACCGCGGACGCCGCCAACAACCGGGTGATCGCCGACAACGGCGCCGACCAGAGCGCGCTCGCCTTCAACACGGTGCCCGCCTCGCTGGTCGCCAAGGTCGCCGGGGACGCCACGCTCAAGTCGCGCAGCATCCTCTCGCCGACCCCGAGCGCCAACCAGCTGGTCATCAACAACCAGCGGGTCACCGACCTGAAGGTGCGTCAGGCGCTCAACTACGCCATCGACCGCGAGGGCTTCATCAAGGCCATGGGCGGGCAGACCGTCGCCGCGCCGCTGACCACGCTGATGCCGCCGGCCACCATCGGCTACAAGGCGTACGACGCGTACCCGGCGGGTGCCAACGGCAACCTCGACAAGGCCAAGGAGCTGCTCGGCGGGAAGACGCCCGAGTTGGTCCTCGGCGTGGCCGACAACTCCACCGAGCAGCAGCAGGGCGCTCAGCTCAAGGCGAACCTGGAGCGGGCCGGCTTCAAGATCACGTTGCGGAACATCTCCGACGACGCGAAGCTCGACGAGATCAAGAAGAAGAACAACCCCTGGGACCTGTACATCGGTAACTGGGCGGCGGACTGGCCGAGCGGCGCCTCGATCCTGCCGGTGCTCTACGACGGCCGCACCATCAAGGCCGAGGGCAACAGCAACCAGGCCTACTTCAACGACCCGGCGATCAACACCGAGATGGACCGCATTTCGGCGCTTCCCGCGGCCGAGCAGGGCCCGGAGTGGGCCAAGCTCGACGAGCGGATCATGAAGGAGCACGCGCCGGTGGTGCCGCTCTTCGTCGACGTGGCCTACAACGTGCACGGGTCCAAGGCCGGCGGGATCTTCATCTCCAGCGTCTTCGGGTACCCGTCGTTCGTGAACGCGCACGTCAAGCCGTAA
- a CDS encoding DUF427 domain-containing protein, which yields MGGYQSFIQPRVSVVVLGPFRPVVIDLLEPDVTLRDPAGDLGVEPREGDCVGRIDRRPAEPDQVRHQPISICWYAGVSSSQRSFQPGALTPELQPSGWTGSSTSSELTHRLLLSSGHHRRGSGSAAKDSSRKATSVTVSATNACDNAGDNVSDYPKMIVPVDHIEPVPRRVRAFLGGEQVLETTRARYVWEWPFFPQYYIPIDDLNRNLLIEGQRTEVSRRGTARLHGLQVGETIRPSCGRLYGDDALAGLADTIRFDWAAMDGWFEEDEEVFVHPRNPYARVDALRSTRSVRVELEGVVLAESTSPVLVFETGLPTRYYLNRTDVNFRHLVASATRTACPYKGQTSDYWSVRLDDQVHPDLAWSYDFPTAALLPIAGLIAFYNEKVDLFVDGERLSRPTTPFT from the coding sequence ATGGGCGGATACCAGTCCTTCATTCAACCCCGTGTATCGGTAGTGGTGCTCGGCCCGTTCCGGCCGGTAGTCATCGATCTGCTGGAACCCGATGTCACCCTTCGCGACCCCGCCGGTGATCTCGGCGTAGAACCGCGCGAGGGCGATTGCGTTGGGCGCATTGACCGTCGTCCGGCTGAGCCTGATCAGGTCCGACATCAGCCTATCTCCATCTGCTGGTACGCCGGCGTGAGCTCTTCCCAGCGCTCCTTCCAGCCGGGCGCTCTGACACCGGAGCTCCAGCCCTCCGGATGGACCGGGTCGTCGACCTCCAGCGAGCTGACCCATCGACTGCTGCTCTCATCGGGCCACCATCGGCGAGGGTCCGGATCTGCCGCCAAGGACTCGTCACGAAAGGCGACATCGGTTACGGTCTCTGCAACAAACGCATGTGACAACGCGGGGGACAACGTGTCGGATTATCCGAAGATGATCGTCCCGGTCGACCACATTGAGCCGGTGCCTCGCCGGGTCCGAGCCTTCCTCGGCGGCGAGCAGGTACTGGAGACCACGCGGGCGCGGTACGTGTGGGAATGGCCCTTCTTCCCGCAGTACTACATCCCCATCGACGACCTGAATCGCAACCTGTTAATCGAGGGCCAGCGCACCGAGGTGTCCCGGCGCGGGACTGCGCGGCTGCACGGGTTGCAGGTTGGCGAGACGATCCGTCCTTCGTGCGGGCGGTTGTACGGAGACGACGCGCTGGCCGGGTTGGCGGACACGATCCGGTTCGACTGGGCAGCCATGGATGGCTGGTTCGAGGAGGACGAAGAGGTCTTCGTGCACCCCCGGAACCCGTATGCCCGGGTGGACGCGCTGCGTTCCACCCGCAGCGTCAGGGTGGAACTGGAAGGGGTCGTCCTGGCCGAGTCGACATCGCCCGTGCTGGTCTTCGAAACCGGTCTACCGACCCGCTACTACCTCAACCGGACCGACGTGAACTTCAGGCACCTGGTGGCGTCGGCGACGAGGACTGCCTGCCCGTACAAGGGCCAAACCAGCGACTACTGGTCCGTCCGTCTCGATGACCAGGTCCACCCGGACCTGGCCTGGTCGTACGACTTCCCAACCGCCGCACTCCTGCCGATCGCCGGCCTGATCGCCTTCTACAACGAGAAAGTCGATCTCTTCGTCGATGGCGAGCGACTGAGCCGGCCGACAACGCCCTTTACCTGA
- a CDS encoding ABC transporter permease, translated as MSRFLIKRLFSATLTLFAVSVLTFLMFFALPRDPVSSICSKNCNPERLERVRDDLGLNDPLISQYAGYMKGIVTGRDLGSAQGGRCDAPCLGWSYVTNEAVSDTIARVLPVTLSIVIPAAILWLLLGVGLGMVSALRRGTWLDRLAIGFSLTGASLQLYFVGAVLLLVFVYNLRLLPVPSYTSLFDNPAKWASGLVLAWVALAFLFSAIYARLSRAQMLETLSEDFVRTARAKGLAKPTVYGRHALRAAITPVVTIAGLDVGGALGGTVITETTFGIQGLGRTAVDAVRSGDLPTIMATVLISAVFVVLANVLVDLLYAAIDPRVRLR; from the coding sequence GTGTCACGGTTTTTGATCAAGCGGCTCTTCTCGGCCACGCTGACCCTGTTCGCGGTGAGTGTGCTGACCTTCCTGATGTTCTTCGCCCTGCCGCGCGACCCGGTCAGCAGCATCTGCTCGAAGAACTGCAACCCGGAGCGACTGGAGCGGGTCCGCGACGACCTGGGCCTGAACGACCCGCTGATCAGCCAGTACGCCGGTTACATGAAGGGCATCGTTACCGGTCGGGACCTGGGCAGCGCCCAGGGCGGCCGGTGCGACGCGCCCTGCCTGGGCTGGTCGTACGTCACCAACGAGGCCGTCTCGGACACCATCGCCCGGGTGCTGCCGGTGACGCTGAGCATCGTGATCCCGGCGGCCATCCTCTGGTTGCTGCTCGGCGTGGGGCTCGGCATGGTGTCCGCGCTGCGTCGGGGCACCTGGCTGGACCGGCTGGCGATCGGCTTCTCGCTGACCGGCGCGTCGTTGCAGCTGTACTTCGTGGGTGCGGTGCTGCTGTTGGTGTTCGTCTACAACCTGCGGCTGTTGCCGGTGCCGAGCTACACCTCCCTCTTCGACAATCCGGCGAAGTGGGCCAGTGGGCTGGTGCTCGCCTGGGTGGCGCTGGCCTTCCTCTTCTCGGCCATCTACGCGCGGTTGTCGCGGGCGCAGATGTTGGAGACGCTGTCCGAGGACTTCGTCCGGACCGCGCGGGCCAAGGGCCTGGCCAAACCCACTGTGTACGGGCGACACGCGCTACGCGCGGCGATCACCCCGGTGGTGACGATCGCCGGGTTGGACGTGGGCGGGGCGCTGGGCGGAACGGTGATCACCGAGACGACGTTCGGCATCCAGGGGCTGGGGCGGACGGCGGTGGACGCGGTGCGCTCGGGTGACCTGCCCACCATCATGGCCACCGTGCTGATCTCCGCGGTCTTCGTGGTGCTGGCGAACGTGCTGGTGGACCTGCTCTACGCGGCCATCGACCCCCGGGTGCGGCTGCGCTGA
- a CDS encoding ABC transporter ATP-binding protein, translating into MPAQRSDQDAYLRVDDLRVRFDTEDGVVRAVDGVSFAVERGRTLGIVGESGSGKSVTSLAILGLHDPKRTTITGEISVGGRQVVGLPDDEVRRLRGRDMAMIFQDPLSALHPYYTVGRQIAEAYRVHHPKANRREARQRAVDMLDRVGIPQPARRFDQYPHEFSGGMRQRAMIAMSLVNDPALLIADEPTTALDVTVQAQILDLLADLQAEFHSAIILITHDLGVVGQVADDVLVMYGGRAVERGSVEQVLRAPQHPYTWGLLSSVPSLHGDADADLVPIPGNPPSLINLPSGCAFHPRCRYADRAGSRSRTEVPELRAAGADGHLVACHLSAEERAAFYAEDIARVGVAV; encoded by the coding sequence GTGCCGGCACAGCGCTCCGACCAGGACGCCTACCTGCGGGTGGATGATCTGCGGGTCCGGTTCGACACCGAGGACGGCGTGGTGCGCGCGGTCGACGGGGTGTCGTTCGCCGTCGAGCGGGGCCGCACCCTCGGCATCGTCGGTGAGTCGGGCTCCGGCAAGAGCGTCACCTCGCTGGCGATCCTCGGCCTGCACGACCCGAAACGGACCACCATCACCGGGGAGATCTCCGTGGGTGGCCGGCAGGTGGTCGGTCTCCCCGACGATGAGGTACGCCGGCTGCGCGGCCGGGACATGGCGATGATTTTTCAGGATCCGTTGTCGGCGCTGCACCCGTACTACACGGTGGGCCGGCAGATCGCCGAGGCGTACCGGGTGCATCACCCGAAGGCCAACCGGCGCGAGGCCCGTCAGCGGGCGGTCGACATGTTGGACCGGGTCGGCATCCCGCAGCCCGCGCGCCGCTTCGACCAGTACCCGCACGAGTTTTCCGGCGGCATGCGGCAGCGGGCGATGATCGCGATGTCCCTGGTCAACGACCCGGCGCTGCTGATCGCCGACGAGCCGACCACCGCGTTGGACGTCACAGTGCAGGCGCAGATCCTGGACCTGCTCGCCGACCTCCAGGCCGAGTTCCACTCCGCGATCATCCTGATCACCCACGATCTCGGCGTGGTCGGCCAGGTCGCCGACGACGTGCTGGTCATGTACGGCGGGCGTGCCGTCGAGCGGGGCAGCGTCGAGCAGGTGCTCCGTGCGCCGCAGCATCCGTACACCTGGGGGTTGCTCTCCAGCGTGCCGTCGCTGCACGGCGACGCGGACGCGGACCTGGTGCCCATCCCCGGCAACCCGCCCAGCCTGATCAACCTGCCGTCGGGTTGCGCGTTCCACCCACGCTGCCGGTACGCGGACCGCGCCGGCAGCCGCTCCCGTACCGAGGTCCCCGAGCTGCGAGCCGCTGGCGCGGACGGCCACCTGGTCGCCTGCCACCTGAGTGCCGAGGAGCGCGCCGCGTTCTACGCCGAGGACATCGCACGAGTGGGGGTGGCTGTGTGA
- a CDS encoding TldD/PmbA family protein: MTEFDAATAAVQAALDAGARYADARVMHRRYESMTARNGDVEELTQDESIGLGVRALVGASWGFHAVPDLSDAAARDAGRRATRTAMASARVPGPPVDLVPVEAVTASWASGCQIDPLGVPLSAKGDLLVDATRTMAEHGADLAEGLYQIWDTAKWFVSSEGHRIDQRIRECGGGISATSIGDGETQRRSWPSYRGQYGTTGWELVESLDLAAHAAQIAEESRALLTAPPCPAGETDLILGGEQLALQIHESVGHAIELDRILGWEAAFAGTSWLDLAQLGSLRYGSELMNITIDPTIPGALGSFGFDDEGSPAVKRDAVRDGRWVGVLAGRDSAAMASLDYGGSVRADGWARLPMVRMTNVGLEPGPHTLEEIIAATDDGVLMDLNRSWSIDDKRLNFQFGCEVGWEIKKGRRGRMLRNPTYTGIGPLFWRSMDMLSGETVSWGTPNCGKGQPGQVGHTGHPAAPARFRNVRVGVSA; encoded by the coding sequence ATGACCGAGTTCGACGCGGCCACCGCCGCCGTCCAGGCCGCCCTCGACGCGGGGGCTCGATACGCCGACGCCCGGGTGATGCACCGCCGCTACGAGTCGATGACCGCGCGCAACGGTGACGTGGAGGAGCTGACCCAGGACGAGAGCATCGGGCTGGGAGTCCGAGCGTTGGTCGGGGCGAGTTGGGGCTTCCACGCCGTACCCGATCTGTCGGACGCCGCCGCCCGCGACGCCGGCCGGCGCGCGACGCGGACCGCCATGGCGAGCGCGCGGGTGCCGGGCCCTCCGGTCGACCTGGTGCCGGTGGAGGCGGTCACCGCGAGCTGGGCCTCCGGCTGCCAGATCGACCCGCTCGGGGTGCCCCTGTCGGCCAAGGGCGATCTGCTTGTCGACGCGACCCGCACGATGGCCGAGCACGGCGCGGACCTCGCCGAGGGCCTGTACCAGATCTGGGACACCGCGAAGTGGTTCGTCTCCAGCGAGGGTCACCGGATCGACCAGCGGATCCGCGAGTGCGGCGGCGGGATCTCGGCCACCTCGATCGGCGACGGCGAGACGCAGCGCCGGTCCTGGCCGAGCTACCGGGGGCAGTACGGCACCACCGGGTGGGAGCTGGTCGAGTCGCTGGACCTGGCCGCGCACGCCGCGCAGATCGCCGAGGAGTCCCGGGCGCTGCTCACCGCGCCGCCCTGCCCGGCCGGCGAGACGGATCTGATCCTCGGTGGCGAGCAGTTGGCCCTGCAGATCCACGAGTCGGTCGGGCACGCCATCGAGCTGGACCGGATCCTCGGCTGGGAGGCGGCGTTCGCCGGCACGTCCTGGCTGGACCTGGCCCAGCTCGGCTCGCTGCGCTACGGCTCGGAGCTGATGAACATCACCATCGACCCGACGATCCCGGGCGCGCTCGGCAGCTTCGGTTTCGACGACGAGGGTTCCCCGGCGGTCAAGCGGGACGCCGTCCGGGACGGTCGCTGGGTGGGTGTGCTCGCCGGCCGGGATTCCGCAGCGATGGCCAGCCTCGACTACGGCGGCAGCGTACGGGCCGACGGGTGGGCCCGGCTGCCGATGGTGCGGATGACGAACGTCGGCCTGGAACCCGGCCCGCACACCCTGGAGGAGATCATCGCGGCCACCGACGACGGCGTGTTGATGGACCTCAACCGGTCCTGGTCGATCGACGACAAGCGGCTCAACTTCCAGTTCGGCTGCGAAGTCGGCTGGGAGATCAAGAAGGGGCGGCGGGGGCGGATGCTGCGCAATCCCACGTACACGGGGATCGGCCCGCTGTTCTGGCGCTCGATGGACATGCTCTCCGGCGAGACGGTCTCCTGGGGGACGCCCAACTGCGGCAAGGGCCAGCCCGGCCAGGTCGGGCACACCGGCCACCCGGCCGCGCCGGCCCGGTTCCGCAACGTCCGCGTGGGGGTTTCAGCGTGA